One genomic region from Bacteroidales bacterium encodes:
- a CDS encoding HYR domain-containing protein: MRKIQILLKIPIFSFLFFIISVAIPINKAISQEIIKSRDVKSWYVGWLNSPDSLGVLINNSFSDSEKDSVRAAMQRWNAAGCIPKFKEVTSSSDAQVTINKGPVDDGDAGLCETTRRRSDNKVILAEITISPDHNSPPNPLSLKEVATHELGHALGLRDTDATANASDVMKGSGPTNGSDGNLSQHDSTEMRQAANSITVMGAEPTDKVIAFIPEKAVTPGEFNVLGFDLMDVYPPGSNAFVQSSVDEMLFIEFANINNNILEVGIFTPPEHYSGELYLDITILTPDGLEFSYLGIHYINSNPIPLTFFECPFIIIEAAGAYHIDWLMLHTYPFPDPLRATLVVDEEVFYEVRPNGNFKIDLPPGEHLIELFVDDYQVNSASFSMMCEVPVMPSTITLGQGTDSNSPTGWPTPYGTYFKNFRQQYLILASELSSLGLVEGPITSLAFDVAAMNNCSPMPNFTIQIKHTNAQELTPVFDNEPYQLVWSHPEFLPAEGWNTHQFFEPFFWNGFENVLIDICCDLIPGNYTQNASVFFTPTDFNSCLRFQSDSEIACGTGNNGTLSVNRANMQLAGTIGDCPPPQDLLAEVITATGAILKWTPATNHMAWNVELGYPGFQPGTGQALQSQIGTDVNFWPVEGLEQATDYEFFVQAVCNDGSLSNWSLPGSFTTSCGIFELPFTESFDQAEFPECWSQSFEGGLTSERWNVNNTSNAGGEPFEMKATYQSQIGVSRLITPPLNLEPGAVVLLEFKHFYNDYGDGCTFKIQSSIDGINWIDEGFMFMSGNGDIGPETISIPIGNLSPNTQIAWVIDGNHFQFDNWYIDAVNITTSSVFPIIICPPDIIATNDPGLCLAGFVELGEPTVDDPNGIEIVYNNAPAEGFPVGTTIVTWTAVNLIGDSNSCDQLVLVEDNEPPVIPSIPDIMIENDPADCGAIVEWEPPVPTDNCGVESSESLFQPGDWFPVGETDVTYTATDVHGNQGFSGFRITVIDVEDPDIPDLPDLETPNDPGDCGATLTW; the protein is encoded by the coding sequence ATGAGAAAAATACAAATTTTACTAAAGATACCAATTTTTTCTTTCCTGTTCTTTATTATAAGCGTAGCAATTCCGATTAATAAAGCGATTAGTCAGGAAATTATAAAGTCCAGGGATGTAAAAAGCTGGTACGTTGGATGGCTAAATAGTCCTGATAGTCTTGGGGTTCTCATCAACAACTCATTCAGTGATTCAGAAAAAGATTCAGTACGAGCGGCAATGCAACGATGGAATGCCGCAGGATGTATCCCAAAATTCAAGGAGGTTACATCTTCATCTGACGCTCAGGTTACTATTAATAAAGGACCTGTAGATGACGGGGATGCCGGACTATGCGAGACAACTCGCAGAAGAAGTGACAACAAAGTTATTTTAGCCGAAATCACCATTTCACCTGACCATAATTCCCCACCAAATCCTTTGAGCCTGAAAGAGGTAGCCACACATGAACTTGGGCATGCATTAGGGCTTAGAGACACAGATGCGACTGCAAATGCTTCTGATGTCATGAAAGGATCAGGTCCCACTAATGGCAGTGATGGAAATCTATCTCAACATGATTCAACCGAAATGCGCCAGGCAGCAAATAGCATAACCGTAATGGGAGCAGAACCAACGGACAAAGTAATTGCTTTTATACCTGAAAAGGCTGTTACCCCTGGCGAGTTCAATGTGCTTGGTTTTGATCTGATGGATGTTTATCCACCAGGATCAAATGCATTTGTCCAATCATCTGTAGATGAGATGTTATTTATTGAATTTGCAAATATCAATAATAACATCCTTGAAGTTGGGATTTTTACCCCTCCTGAGCATTACTCAGGAGAGCTATATCTCGACATAACCATCTTAACTCCTGATGGCCTCGAATTTTCTTATCTCGGCATTCATTACATAAATAGCAATCCGATTCCGCTGACTTTTTTTGAGTGTCCGTTTATTATCATTGAAGCGGCCGGAGCATATCATATTGATTGGCTAATGCTTCATACCTATCCATTTCCTGATCCGTTGCGAGCCACTCTTGTTGTTGATGAGGAAGTATTTTACGAAGTGCGTCCCAACGGAAATTTTAAAATTGATCTTCCACCGGGAGAGCATCTCATCGAACTTTTTGTTGATGATTACCAGGTTAACAGCGCCTCCTTTTCAATGATGTGTGAAGTGCCTGTTATGCCATCAACAATAACCCTGGGACAGGGTACGGATTCAAATTCACCTACCGGATGGCCTACTCCTTATGGAACGTATTTCAAAAACTTCAGGCAGCAATACCTAATCCTGGCTTCAGAACTAAGCAGCCTTGGGCTGGTGGAAGGGCCAATAACATCGCTTGCCTTTGATGTTGCCGCCATGAATAATTGTTCCCCAATGCCAAATTTCACAATCCAAATAAAACATACCAATGCGCAGGAACTCACTCCAGTTTTCGATAACGAACCCTATCAGCTTGTTTGGTCGCATCCGGAGTTTCTGCCTGCCGAGGGCTGGAATACACATCAGTTTTTTGAGCCATTTTTCTGGAATGGATTTGAAAATGTTTTGATTGATATTTGCTGCGACCTGATACCGGGTAATTACACTCAAAATGCATCTGTCTTTTTTACTCCAACCGATTTTAACAGTTGCCTGAGATTTCAGAGCGACAGTGAGATTGCGTGTGGTACCGGCAACAATGGAACTCTTTCGGTGAACAGGGCAAACATGCAATTAGCCGGTACAATTGGTGATTGTCCTCCACCTCAAGACTTATTAGCAGAGGTAATTACCGCTACAGGCGCCATTTTAAAATGGACACCTGCTACCAATCATATGGCGTGGAATGTTGAGCTGGGTTATCCCGGATTTCAACCCGGAACCGGCCAAGCTTTGCAAAGCCAGATAGGTACGGATGTAAATTTCTGGCCGGTTGAGGGGTTGGAGCAGGCTACTGATTATGAATTTTTCGTGCAGGCAGTTTGTAATGATGGAAGTCTGAGCAATTGGTCATTACCAGGTTCATTTACTACTTCTTGTGGAATATTCGAGCTGCCCTTTACAGAATCTTTCGATCAGGCCGAATTTCCTGAATGCTGGTCTCAGTCCTTTGAAGGTGGCCTGACCTCTGAAAGGTGGAATGTCAATAACACATCAAATGCAGGGGGAGAACCTTTTGAAATGAAAGCTACTTATCAATCTCAAATCGGAGTTTCCAGACTTATTACCCCTCCTTTAAATCTTGAACCAGGAGCAGTTGTGCTGCTTGAATTCAAACATTTTTATAATGATTATGGCGATGGGTGTACGTTTAAAATCCAATCAAGTATTGATGGTATTAACTGGATTGATGAAGGATTTATGTTTATGTCGGGAAATGGAGACATTGGGCCCGAAACGATATCAATACCTATTGGCAACCTCTCACCAAATACACAAATAGCCTGGGTAATTGATGGAAATCATTTTCAGTTTGATAACTGGTATATTGATGCTGTAAATATTACTACCTCATCAGTTTTTCCGATCATCATTTGTCCGCCTGATATTATTGCGACAAACGACCCCGGTTTATGTTTGGCAGGTTTCGTTGAACTTGGAGAACCCACCGTTGACGACCCGAATGGAATTGAAATTGTTTACAACAATGCTCCAGCCGAAGGTTTTCCTGTCGGAACAACCATAGTGACCTGGACAGCAGTAAATCTGATTGGTGATTCAAATTCGTGTGATCAGCTTGTGCTGGTCGAGGACAATGAACCACCGGTTATTCCATCAATCCCCGATATTATGATTGAAAATGATCCGGCTGATTGCGGCGCTATTGTGGAGTGGGAGCCTCCGGTTCCAACCGACAATTGCGGAGTAGAATCCAGTGAAAGCCTTTTCCAGCCCGGCGACTGGTTTCCTGTTGGTGAAACCGATGTAACCTACACCGCCACTGATGTTCATGGCAATCAGGGCTTTTCAGGATTCAGAATCACTGTGATTGATGTGGAAGACCCCGACATACCCGATCTTCCTGATCTGGAAACTCCGAACGATCCCGGTGATTGCGGAGCAACCTTAACCTGG